The following proteins come from a genomic window of Gossypium raimondii isolate GPD5lz chromosome 5, ASM2569854v1, whole genome shotgun sequence:
- the LOC105768308 gene encoding zinc finger protein CONSTANS-LIKE 1 gives MKKCELCGRLARMHCESDQANLCWDCDFKVHGANFLVAKHNRTLLCHVCQSPTPWLASGRNLGSAVSVCDSCVVNGNNKCESSERESGEEEEGDYDNDAMEETEEEEEAEIEDAENQVVPWSGESSPVSMSKPISSLKSLSTNEGDGGGGGNGNGDGDGGSGLKRMRESLSSWSDDETGCSSSQVSSRGSSNGEASSSMESSRLLKQPKIAEINQSARNQDHGETKSRSTAIISYLKRLQKHTITNDDDASATITGICRLSRDQSR, from the exons atgaagaagtgTGAACTATGTGGAAGGCTAGCTCGAATGCACTGTGAATCAGATCAAGCAAATTTATGTTGGGACTGTGATTTCAAGGTTCATGGAGCCAACTTCCTCGTAGCTAAGCATAATCGAACTCTCCTTTGTCATGTTTGTCAAAGTCCTACTCCTTGGCTCGCATCTGGTCGGAATCTCGGCTCCGCGGTCTCTGTTTGTGATTCATGCGTTGTGAACGGTAATAATAAGTGTGAGTCATCGGAGAGAGAGTCTGGTGAAGAGGAGGAGGGAGATTATGATAATGACGCCATGGAAGAAACGGAGGAGGAAGAGGAGGCCGAGATTGAAGATGCTGAAAATCAGGTGGTTCCATGGTCAGGGGAGTCTTCTCCTGTCTCAATGTCGAAGCCGATATCTAGCTTGAAGTCTTTGAGTACTAATGAAGGGGATGGCGGCGGCGGCGGCAACGGCAACGGTGACGGTGACGGCGGTTCTGGATTGAAGAGAATGAGAGAAAGTCTTAGTTCTTGGTCTGAT GATGAGACTGGTTGCTCCTCATCTCAAGTAAGCTCAAGAGGATCATCCAATGGAGAAGCATCATCGTCAATGGAATCATCAAGATTATTGAAGCAACCAAAAATAGCTGAAATTAATCAATCAGCTAGGAATCAAGATCATGGTGAAACAAAGTCAAGGTCAACGGCTATCATCAGTTACTTAAAAAGGCTTCAGAAGCACACGATCACCAATGATGATGATGCATCAGCCACAATCACAGGAATCTGTAGGTTGAGCAGAGATCAGAGCCGTTAA